In Puntigrus tetrazona isolate hp1 chromosome 24, ASM1883169v1, whole genome shotgun sequence, a genomic segment contains:
- the LOC122329859 gene encoding neutral cholesterol ester hydrolase 1 translates to MTRPVLIVSVLLSIAAAYYIYLPLPSTISEPWKLMFMDSILRGVMHVSFLAHNLGLSRPFDIAKYAASWDEIKGPQSSSAIRVTDTSFGGVQAQVFESTAADQESHLKRGVIYFHGGGWTLGSGKMQTYYLQCWSMAEELDAVVISIEYRLAPEARFPDQYNEAVQASKHILTAEVLSLYSIDQKRVAVSGDSAGANLAAAVAQQMALDSSPPIKFKVQALLYPALQALDFNTPSYQQNADIPILHRPLMARFWLEYLNGDPKHVTSLLANNHTSNTTIQEVAAAKAKTDWTKLLPVAFQKNYKPVVPLHGDPELLEKLPGLLDVRAAPLLADTKVLKAVPPAYIMTCEHDVLRDDGLMYATRLEEAGVDVTVDHVEDGFHGCLSFAFGPFRFSVGKRSFKSYTHWLKENL, encoded by the exons ATGACGCGGCCCGTTTTGATCGTGTCGGTTTTATTGTCAATAGCAGCTGCTTATTATATTTATCTGCCTCTGCCTAGCACTATATCAGAGCCATGGAAACTCATGTTTATGGATTCCATATTGCGCGGTGTAATGCATGTG aGCTTTTTAGCTCACAATCTTGGACTGAGCCGGCCTTTTGATATTGCAAAGTATGCTGCATCATGGGATGAAATAAAGGGTCCACAGTCCAGCTCAGCAATCCGAGTCACAGATACATCTTTTGGAGGAGTGCAGGCACAAGTGTTTGAGTCCACAGCAGCGGACCAAGAGTCACATTTGAAAAGAGGAGTGATCTATTTCCATGGAGGTGGATGGACACTCGGCAGTGGAA agatGCAAACGTATTACCTTCAGTGCTGGTCAATGGCTGAAGAGTTGGATGCAGTTGTAATATCAATTGA GTACAGATTGGCCCCGGAGGCACGTTTCCCAGATCAGTATAATGAAGCAGTTCAGGCCTCAAAACACATCCTGACAGCAGAGGTGTTGAGTCTGTACTCTATAGACCAGAAAAGAGTGGCTGTGTCAGGTGACAGCGCCGGAGCCAATCTGGCCGCTGCTGTGGCACAACAG ATGGCTTTGGATAGTAGTCCTCCTATTAAGTTCAAAGTTCAGGCCCTTCTTTACCCCGCGCTTCAGGCCCTGGACTTCAACACTCCCTCCTACCAGCAGAACGCCGACATTCCCATTCTTCACCGTCCCCTCATGGCTCGCTTTTGGCTGGAGTACCTAAACGGGGATCCAAAACATGTTACGTCTTTGTTGGCCAACAACCACACAAGTAACACAACCATTCAGGAGGTAGCAGCGGCCAAAGCCAAGACAGACTGGACCAAGCTTCTTCCGGTGGCCTTCCAGAAGAACTATAAACCCGTGGTTCCGCTTCACGGTGACCCAGAGCTGCTGGAGAAGCTGCCAGGCCTGCTGGATGTGAGAGCGGCGCCTCTACTAGCTGATACTAAAGTGCTGAAGGCCGTGCCGCCCGCTTACATCATGACCTGTGAGCATGACGTGCTGAGAGACGACGGACTCATGTACGCCACGAGACTGGAAGAGGCCGGAGTGGACGTCACCGTTGATCACGTTGAAGATGGTTTCCATGGATGCCTCAGTTTCGCTTTTGGACCCTTTCGCTTTTCTGTCGGCAAGCGAAGTTTTAAGAGCTACACCCACTGGCTGAAGGAGAATctctag